From a single Nostoc sp. MS1 genomic region:
- a CDS encoding alpha/beta hydrolase, which yields MQFITVPPANSQTPAGLIVTLHGWGANAEDVASLLPYFSLPDYQFVFPNAPFPYPYTPLGRAWYDLRVENMYEGLAESRQQLKDFVLSLESSTGVPLSRTILSGFSQGGAMTFDIGSKLPLAGLVVMSGYLHPEAIAPNSTNTPPILIMHGRRDEVVPLQAAVKARTTVESLGVPVKYHEFDTGHEINLEMLNIARNFIVNTLV from the coding sequence ATTGTTACCTTACATGGTTGGGGTGCTAATGCTGAGGATGTGGCATCTCTGTTACCCTACTTCAGCTTACCTGATTACCAGTTTGTCTTTCCCAATGCACCTTTTCCCTACCCTTACACTCCTCTTGGCCGTGCTTGGTATGACCTGAGAGTGGAAAATATGTATGAGGGTTTGGCAGAAAGTCGGCAACAGCTAAAAGATTTTGTGCTTTCTTTAGAAAGTAGTACTGGTGTGCCTTTATCCCGAACTATCTTGAGTGGATTTTCTCAGGGTGGGGCAATGACTTTTGATATCGGCTCAAAATTACCCTTGGCTGGTTTGGTGGTGATGAGTGGGTATTTGCATCCAGAAGCGATCGCCCCTAATAGTACCAATACTCCTCCCATTTTAATCATGCACGGTAGGCGGGATGAAGTTGTCCCTTTGCAAGCGGCTGTCAAAGCTCGCACAACCGTAGAATCCTTGGGTGTTCCAGTCAAATATCATGAATTTGATACTGGACACGAAATTAATCTGGAAATGTTAAATATAGCCAGAAATTTCATTGTCAATACTCTTGTTTAG
- a CDS encoding DUF2555 domain-containing protein, with protein MKTLSISKKEIAAMSAAEVEELATRLEMDNYSNAFEGLNDWHLLRAIAFQRPELVEPYIHLLDLEPYDEA; from the coding sequence ATGAAAACTCTAAGCATTTCCAAGAAAGAAATTGCTGCCATGTCCGCAGCAGAGGTAGAAGAACTAGCAACTCGTCTAGAGATGGATAATTATAGCAATGCTTTTGAGGGTTTAAATGACTGGCATCTACTAAGAGCGATCGCTTTTCAGCGTCCAGAGTTAGTAGAACCCTACATCCATCTGTTAGACTTAGAACCCTACGACGAGGCATAA